One window of the Colletotrichum destructivum chromosome 6, complete sequence genome contains the following:
- a CDS encoding Putative isochorismatase, which translates to MELIDNIVATLLENKDYLPHVSCAVTAAHEKSIPVIHITIDFRRNYPEVPRMNPFWAHFVDRRLRPRQGPAKPRPQFVPEATPLPRRDRCLKETHLGIWQQRSGGPSGIDGVRNLVMAGVTTNGVVLSTVRETMDKYYGITVLEDLCVDSDEEVRRALNTKGFPVSGAVMKWEDWVANL; encoded by the coding sequence ATGGAACTCATCGATAACATCGTCGCCACTCTGCTAGAGAATAAAGACTATCTGCCCCATGTATCTTGCGCCGTCACCGCTGCGCACGAGAAGAGCATACCTGTCATCCACATCACTATCGACTTCCGTCGCAACTATCCCGAGGTCCCCCGCATGAACCCCTTCTGGGCGCATTTTGTCGACAGACGCCTTCGTCCGCGCCAAGGGCCAGCTAAACCAAGGCCTCAGTTCGTCCCGGAGGCCACGCCTCTTCCCCGAAGAGATCGTTGTCTCAAGGAAACTCATCTCGGCATTTGGCAACAGCGATCCGGAGGTCCTTCGGGGATCGATGGGGTCCGGAATTTGGTAATGGCGGGCGTGACGACCAACGGCGTGGTGTTGTCGACGGTGAGAGAGACAATGGATAAGTACTACGGGATCACAGTCCTTGAGGATCTGTGTGTGGACAGTGACGAGGAAGTCCGCCGGGCCTTGAACACAAAGGGTTTTCCGGTGAGTGGTGCTGTTATGAAATGGGAGGACTGGGTCGCAAATTTGTAA
- a CDS encoding Putative zn(2)Cys(6) fungal-type DNA-binding domain, fungal transcription factor: MNSTALSIASDEGDVSWSDNHSYSSDDNMQDDLLIPHSPASQTTPAWMNSAAISHSDNCPLSPASAAIDISNMNPSCAPTMVHSASSSCTDSWSNSHAEVFDGEQDSGDILTAPKLEPLDDDFNLDDVTEAPLATAQAPFVAAANQPKQKRPRGRPRKHPVAPIINPSKVTKGRSKTGCITCRRRKKKCDEAKPRCMNCEKNAVVCEGYHEKKLWRSGKEKATTDHLGDEESLVFTMQPLFNGVDTVEDKIFWRHYGVHLSNVLTVEGEAKNAFKDVILPLANLHQGVMHSILAMSSKHIDFETPYGVKLLEKTPTTNREALQARSAYHEAQAMKTLYADMNRTGDEDDDGTDRQTILSARYAQILCLVVTTLIEGEPHGAHRVHLGGYKRLIQESPPEDPVFLAFITEFFQYHIYADELLWHPTRNCPRLASEGWSSLVPLDSPRLLGVADGLFHHLCHITTIRNTIRENIYRGADTVVTYHILYQAQEIQEAIEQWMPTWPTGDSRHRVGLVYKHMMFLHLFRTIYPPTSPQRRPSVFSVATSVATSVSSISSRRHSQISRPSTATSCASSPSLRPTTAAGFPSSMQPKREPSSRGPSRTSSMHESDAGSSSCAIIDEQRPASPPPIRRPPQHDNRITSAVDESLAIMEGFKPSDPALTLLLMPSLVIGTTCFEPAQQERIRSIVRSVRGYTGLRNCDRVLEVLEEVWHLMDFGDWVSVWDWQGVARRLGLDFLCT; the protein is encoded by the exons ATGAATTCTACTGCTCTTTCGATCGCGTCGGACGAAGGAGATGTTTCGTGGTCGGATAATCATAGCTACTCGTCCGACGACAATATGCAAGACGACTTGCTCATCCCGCACTCACCCGCTTCTCAAACGACGCCCGCTTGGATGAACTCGGCCGCGATCTCTCATTCCGATAATTGTCCGCTGTCccccgccagcgccgccataGACATCTCGAATATGAACCCGTCTTGCGCCCCGACAATGGTACActccgcgtcctcgtcttGCACCGATTCCTGGAGCAACAGCCACGCTGAGGTCTTTGACGGGGAACAGGACTCGGGCGACATCCTCACCGCACCCAAACTTGAACCCTTGGACGATGATTTCAACCTCGACGATGTGACTGAAGCCCCCTTGGCGACAGCGCAGGCCCCTTTCGTCGCGGCTGCGAACCAGCCAAAACAGAAACGCCCTCGCGGTCGACCTCGTAAACATCCTGTGGCGCCTATCATCAACCCGAGCAAGGTCACCAAGGGTCGGTCCAAAACAGGCTGTATTACCTGCCGAAGGCGAAAGAAGAAGTGCGACGAGGCCAAACCGAGAT GCATGAATTGCGAGAAGAACGCTGTCGTTTGCGAAGGATATCATGAGAAGAAACTCTGGAGAAGCGGCAAAGAAAAGGCTACAACAG ACCATCTCGGGGACGAGGAATCCCTTGTCTTTACCATGCAGCCACTCTTCAATGGTGTCGACACGGTCGAAGACAAGATCTTTTGGCGACATTACGGAGTCCATCTCAGTAACGTCCTCACCGTCGAAGGAGAGGCCAAGAATGCATTCAAGGACGTTATACTCCCCTTGGCAAACCTTCATCAGGGCGTGATGCACTCTATTCTCGCCATGAGCAGTAAACACATCGACTTTGAGACGCCGTACGGCGTTAAGCTCTTGGAGAAAACCCCAACGACCAACCGTGAAGCACTGCAGGCAAGGTCGGCATATCACGAGGCGCAGGCAATGAAAACGTTGTACGCCGACATGAATCGCACtggggacgaagacgacgacgggacCGACCGACAGACGATCCTTTCCGCGCGCTACGCGCAAATCCTGTGCCTTGTTGTCACCACCTTGATCGAGGGTGAACCGCACGGCGCCCACCGGGTTCACCTTGGTGGTTACAAACGACTTATTCAGGAGAGCCCCCCCGAGGATCCCGTTTTCTTAGCCTTTATCACCGAATTTTTCCAATATCATATTTACGCAGACGAACTCCTGTGGCATCCAACCCGCAACTGCCCACGCCTGGCTTCGGAAGGCTGGAGTTCTCTAGTTCCCCTTGACTCGCCACGTCTTCTCGGCGTTGCCGATGGACTATTCCATCACCTGTGCCACATAACCACAATACGAAACACCATCAGGGAGAACATCTACAGAGGTGCCGATACTGTGGTAACCTATCACATACTTTACCAGGCGCAGGAAATTcaggaggccatcgagcAATGGATGCCCACTTGGCCGACGGGTGATAGCCGACACCGGGTCGGCTTGGTCTACAAACACATGATGTTCCTACATCTGTTCCGCACCATTTATCCCCCCACGTCTCCCCAGAGACGGCCCTCGGTATTTTCCGTGGCGACCTCTGTCGCCACGTCGGTTTCTTCAATTTCCTCCCGGCGCCACTCACAAATATCCCGGCCTTCGACCGCTACGAGTTGCGCCTCTTCCCCCAGCCTACGGCCTACGACGGCCGCGGGGTTCCCCTCGTCGATGCAACCGAAGCGCGAGCCGAGCTCTCGGGGTCCGTCGAGGACAAGCTCGATGCACGAATCTGATGCCGGCTCCTCCAGctgcgccatcatcgacgaaCAGCGACCTGCCTCTCCGCCGCCAATTCGACGTCCTCCTCAGCACGATAACCGCATCACCTCTGCGGTCGATGAGTCTCTGGCCATCATGGAGGGTTTCAAGCCATCAGACCCTGCGTTGACTCTTTTATTGATGCCAAGTCTTGTCATTGGTACCACATGTTTTGAGCCTGCTCAACAAGAGCGGATCCGTTCCATCGTCCGGTCAGTCCGCGGCTATACCGGTCTTCGCAACTGCGACCGGgtcctcgaggttctcgaaGAAGTCTGGCACTTGATGGATTTTGGCGATTGGGTCTCCGTCTGGGACTGGCAAGGCGTGGCTAGAAGACTCGGGCTTGACTTTCTGTGCACCTGA
- a CDS encoding Putative glycoside hydrolase family 10 domain, glycoside hydrolase superfamily gives MRLSIPVIFAPLAVFALAPDDYMSPLAERQSPTSIDQLFKARGKLYIGVSTDNGILQQGKTAAIIRNNFGQVTPEYSMKWDALEPARNRFTFGNADFLVNWARQNGAKTIHGHTLLWHRALPAWVSAIRDKATLAIVVETHIKAVVGRYKGKVRSWDVVNEAFNDDGSLRSSVFSRVLGEAYIGIAFRAARAADPDAKLYINDYNLDRADWAKVVAIVSKVNQWLGQGIPIDGIGSQTHLAQNMAGNVLGALQKLASARVTEIAITELDITGAPANEYATVVSACLSVPKCRGITVWGVSDKNSWISTATPLLFDVNYEPKPAYNAIVTRLRQK, from the exons ATGAGACTCTCAATCCCCGTCATCTTTGCGCCActggccgtcttcgccctcgctCCCGACGACTATATGTCTCCCCTCGCCGAACGACAATCCCCAACCAGCATCGACCAGCTTTTCAAGGCCCGCGGCAAACTCTACATCGGCGTCTCAACCGACAACGGTATTCTTCAGCAGGGCAAAACAGCGGCAATCATTAGGAACAACTTTGGCCAAGTGACGCCCGAGTACTCGATGAAGTGGGATGCACTCGAGCCCGCACGCAACCGCTTCACCTTTGGCAACGCCGACTTTCTCGTCAACTGGGCCCGGCAGAACGGCGCCAAGACCATCCACGGTCACACGCTGCTGTGGCACCGCGCCCTGCCGGCATGGGTGTCCGCCATCAGGGACAAGGCTACGCttgccatcgtcgtcgagacACAtatcaaggccgtcgtcggaCGATACAAGGGCAAAGTCCGATCGTGG GacgtcgtcaacgaggctttcaacgacgacggctcaCTCCGGAGCTCCGTCTTCTCTCGCGTACTCGGCGAGGCCTACATCGGCATCGCCTTCCGCGCGGCGCGCGCCGCAGACCCCGACGCGAAGCTCTACATCAACGACTATAACCTTGACCGGGCGGACTGGGCCAAGGTCGTCGCCATAGTCAGCAAGGTGAACCAGTGGCTCGGCCAGGGCATTCCCATCGATGgcatag GCTCCCAGACGCATCTGGCCCAGAACATGGCCGGAAACGTCCTGGGCGCACTGCAGAAGCTCGCGAGCGCACGCGTCACCGAGATTGCCATTACCGAGCTCGATATCACCGGGGCGCCAGCAAACGAGTACGCGACCGTCGTAAGCGCATGCCTCAGCGTGCCCAAATGCCGAGGCATTACTGTCTGGGGGGTCAGCGATAAG AACTCTTGGATCAGCACCGCAACACCGTTGCTTTTCGACGTCAATTACGAGCCGAAGCCAGCATACAATGCTATTGTCACAAGGTTGCGGCAGAAATAA
- a CDS encoding Putative SANT/Myb domain, Homeobox-like domain superfamily protein translates to MFSSISRILAGQSPPKSSYPGPARPDYENTTDRIFPSTAPAEYPDGIEDHHLTDMAAQHWGQDSIMGSPIAPDVDEGPDEMPDGITDYVDPFASMQPFSTQPLSDEEDAAPAQLSSEYDDERKKKKKKKGKQGTDVDENKTHSKKAKNKTRSADFEQSGQALPTPTTSNEENASASQKKKKRKREPMNSTESSEAHDSTRKKKRKNRTDLHDIEDVAVEHLPEGTVSDSPITSIRDDAEDASPAHKRNPALDSILKSDPQRSYLGGVSKQLFDQPSDTPAIDAKDDEIPVSLSSPSVAAQRRRSMSRGSQISVLRQSLAREVASQPDRISEAAESADEAMDENEGSALDPEESSDALPHSASASQQDHDETDGQGIGSDEDADMPDVPNGAVADNLPPSSQPPRKDVSNSIVDDELAVEEPQLPIRTFRDALNNSAKKQAAHAKKAISEREKPVATPRATRRRNVEDDAYNSDTGNVPSSAQKSARSTASKRQRSKPDFFEHAPTSRITGDNQEAEANLDIEDAQNANKNLAALSELPSAEATEPQKKQKKSRKPATARASTAAHLATLKTKATKRTASQKAATPRQGSEQFLTGQFSVDEMRMLSEAVEKYRDEHGLSQKEMNDRIQMKNRKKAEKSNGTKSLEFDSQQFQDMWAAICAGVPNRRRQKIIDVARQEFHNFKARGGGWTTQEDARLEELHTKHEGSWVKIADEMNRHPNDVRDRYRNYVICGGIETRMKWTEEEERELVEHVVASLRRIDRSPGNSQKSPLTFLNWQSISELMGHRRSRLQCAKKFKTLNVELSPTEVLRCSRPSSTVTWTLEKARKQIREMPPEDKYEMVNAILAGAARSDRDIRWAKLVDLQFRQKWHKPTLKLLWHRLKQQVPDYEEKTVRDCSRWLLEDAEANGLRGVKFLDGGHADGDSEDELMVVNPPKKQQGPSRRSKKRKDRSEEMVVDSDSAEDDETRLANTDSPSAQQQPSSAASHRSTPRLAYAPESSPRATPRNLRPATTRNRTRLAPSESEGVKPSPAKKRVRLSGSRSARQHSLEEEGAPSEPMTSQYAVKDIPDRLKEKKEATRRRISSGSRLRSTASLQPESVQNSDMDEDMPPIHVPPSTQPPNRQSYIFNVPPGTWARKTGNNILPGLPVEEGAEKSMSDLEASSGETPEVENNTPVDMAAPVAVTKPHEKKDRRMKMRVAKSPT, encoded by the coding sequence ATGTTCAGCTCCATCTCCAGAATCCTCGCTGGACAGTCGCCTCCCAAAAGCTCGTACCCAGGACCCGCGAGACCCGATTACGAAAACACAACCGACAGAATCTTCCCTTCTACTGCGCCCGCCGAGTATCCCGATGGGATCGAGGATCATCACTTGACGGATATGGCTGCGCAACACTGGGGCCAAGACTCCATCATGGGCTCACCAATCGCCCCGGACGTCGACGAAGGTCCCGACGAGATGCCTGATGGCATCACCGACTACGTCGACCCCTTTGCTTCCATGCAGCCTTTCTCCACCCAGCCCTTGtccgacgaagaggatgcaGCTCCGGCCCAGCTATCGAGCGagtacgacgacgagaggaagaagaagaagaaaaagaaaggaaaacaGGGAACGGATGTGGACGAGAACAAGACCCACAGCAAGAAAGCGAAAAACAAGACGAGGTCCGCCGACTTTGAACAGTCTGGGCAGGCCCTTCCGACTCCCACCACGAGCAACGAAGAGAATGCTTCCGCCAGtcagaagaagaaaaagcgTAAGCGTGAACCGATGAACTCAACCGAGTCGAGCGAAGCACACGATTCCACccgaaagaagaagaggaagaaccGCACCGACTTGCATGAcatcgaggacgtcgccgtgGAACACTTGCCCGAGGGTACTGTATCTGATTCACCTATCACCTCCATCAGAGATGACGCTGAAGACGCAAGCCCTGCCCACAAGCGCAATCCTGCTCTGGATTCAATCTTGAAATCCGACCCCCAGCGATCGTACCTTGGCGGAGTCTCAAAACAACTTTTCGACCAACCTTCCGACACTCCTGCTATCGATGCaaaggacgacgagatcccCGTTTCCCTGTCGTCCCCGAGCGTCGCTGCacagagaaggaggagcatGTCACGGGGCTCCCAGATTTCTGTCCTGAGGCAGAGCTTGGCTCGAGAGGTCGCATCCCAGCCTGATCGAATTTCAGAAGCGGCCGAATCTGCAGATGAGGCAATGGATGAGAATGAAGGGAGCGCATTGGACCCTGAGGAGTCGTCAGACGCACTGCCGCATTCAGCGTCTGCCAGCCAACAGGATCACGACGAAACCGACGGACAAGGCATTGGaagcgacgaggacgccgacatGCCCGACGTTCCGAACGGAGCCGTTGCCGACAACCTACCGCCGTCCTCTCAGCCGCCTAGGAAAGATGTTTCAAACTCGATTGTCGATGACGAGCTGGCCGTTGAAGAGCCACAACTACCCATCAGAACTTTTCGTGATGCCTTGAACAACTCGGCTAAGAAGCAAGCCGCCCACGCCAAAAAGGCTATCTCTGAGCGTGAAAAGCCTGTAGCCACACCCAGAGCTACTCGTCGTCGGAATGTCGAGGATGACGCATACAACTCTGACACCGGTAACGTTCCAAGTTCGGCCCAAAAATCGGCTCGCTCCACGGCATCCAAAAGACAACGATCGAAGCCAGACTTCTTTGAGCATGCGCCCACGAGCCGAATCACTGGTGACAACCAGGAGGCTGAGGCGAATCTGGACATCGAAGATGCGCAAAACGCCAATAAAAACCTAGCCGCTCTCTCCGAGCTTCCTTCTGCTGAGGCAACGGAACCTCAAAAGAAACAGAAGAAGAGTCGAAAGCCGGCAACAGCTCGCGCATCGACCGCAGCCCACCTTGCTACGCTCAAGACGAAGGCTACCAAGAGGACTGCATCCCAGAAAGCAGCAACCCCTCGCCAAGGCTCAGAACAGTTCCTCACGGGACAGTTCTCTGTCGACGAGATGCGAATGCTCTCGGAAGCTGTCGAAAAATATCGCGACGAACACGGATTGTCACAAAAGGAGATGAACGATCGTATCCAAATGAAGAACCGCAAAAAAGCTGAGAAGTCAAACGGGACTAAGAGTCTCGAGTTTGACAGTCAACAGTTCCAGGACATGTGGGCCGCTATCTGTGCCGGTGTTCCCAATAGGCGTCGTCAAAAGATCATCGACGTCGCTCGTCAAGAATTTCACAATTTCAAGGCACGCGGAGGAGGCTGGACGACACAGGAAGACGCCAGACTGGAGGAGCTTCACACTAAGCACGAGGGCTCCTGGGTCAAAATTGCTGATGAAATGAACCGCCATCCCAACGACGTTCGAGACCGCTATCGCAACTATGTCATCTGCGGCGGCATTGAGACTCGCATGAAATGGaccgaagaagaggaacgAGAGTTGGTCGAGCATGTCGTTGCCTCGCTGAGACGGATTGACAGGTCGCCTGGAAACAGTCAGAAGTCGCCATTGACTTTCCTCAACTGGCAGAGCATCAGCGAGCTAATGGGCCATCGGCGCAGCCGCCTGCAATGCGCTAAGAAATTCAAGACGCTCAACGTGGAACTGAGCCCTACAGAAGTTCTGCGGTGCTCACGACCCTCATCGACGGTTACCTGGACACTGGAGAAGGCTCGTAAGCAGATTCGTGAGATGCCACCCGAAGACAAGTACGAAATGGTCAACGCCATCCTTGCCGGAGCCGCCCGCAGCGACCGAGACATCAGGTGGGCGAAGCTCGTCGACTTGCAGTTCCGCCAAAAATGGCATAAGCCGACTCTCAAGTTACTGTGGCATCGTCTGAAGCAGCAGGTTCCCGACtacgaggagaagacggtcAGAGACTGCAGCCGCTGGCTACTGGAAGATGCCGAAGCAAACGGCCTACGAGGCGTCAAATTCCTCGATGGTGGACACGCAGATGGCGACTCGGAAGATGAATTGATGGTTGTCAATCCTCCTAAGAAGCAACAGGGCCCTAGTCGACGAAGCAAGAAACGCAAGGACCGCAGCGAGGAAATGGTGGTTGATTCCGACAGCGCGGAGGATGACGAAACCCGACTGGCGAACACCGATTCTCCTTCCGCACAACAGCAACCAtcttcggcggcatcgcATCGATCCACCCCGCGCCTGGCGTATGCCCCAGAGAGTTCCCCCCGCGCGACTCCTCGGAATCTGCGTCCCGCAACAACCCGAAACCGAACTAGACTGGCACCTAGTGAGTCGGAAGGAGTGAAGCCCAGCCCGGCTAAGAAGCGGGTCAGGCTCTCTGGGAGCAGGTCAGCGCGGCAGCATTCattggaggaagagggcgctCCGTCAGAACCCATGACCTCTCAGTATGCGGTCAAGGACATACCCGATAGgctcaaggagaagaaagaagcaacCAGGCGACGGATATCGTCGGGCAGCCGACTTCGCTCTACGGCGTCACTTCAGCCTGAGTCTGTTCAAAATAGCGATATGGATGAAGACATGCCGCCGATTCACGTACCACCGTCGACGCAGCCGCCAAACCGCCAGAGCTATATTTTCAATGTCCCACCAGGTACCTGGGCCAGAAAGACAGGAAACAATATCCTGCCTGGCTTACCCGTTGAAGAGGGAGCAGAGAAGTCAATGTCGGACCTGGAAGCTTCCAGTGGTGAGACGCCTGAGGTGGAGAATAACACACCCGTTGACATGGCAGCGCCTGTGGCGGTCACCAAACCAcacgagaagaaggacagaCGCATGAAGATGCGAGTGGCCAAGTCCCCAACTTAG
- a CDS encoding Putative P-loop containing nucleoside triphosphate hydrolase, orc1-like, AAA ATPase produces the protein MASVSKGGRLMLLRPSPTPTRWIGTRGGRGPWALLPLSATAKTASATPTRTTRLLSASRTAVVYFSTHPPRRSDEKESVSRPDPVPKPQDGGDSLPKKMLESAATSFASILVLAAGFAIAGYAYHKTYKRIVLKKMTRAFTPGDPVLELAAIGKEVPQNPADADDRWVQRPEQARIDKIVNGSEVGHYFLILGEKGTGKSSMLIEAMRKIDGDGVAMFEAHADLEIVRIRLGKALDFEFHEDYIGGYFSERGPRDTTALLDIERALNKLEKVAIVNRATRKKPLVVIINQMHLIRDDDDGKDLIELLQQRAEQWAASNLVTMVFNTDDYWVYERFKQLATRMEIMSVRDLPKRQAIAALAKYRVKYFNERLSETMLEEVYDLVGGRLSFLNRVAKSSDMIATCKSICQVEKTWFLNQCWILGAEMDDDVMDQQKWAAAAMVLAQALVDSEEDMDLWDEEKGHVLPSFQMHKAQEIMTRADFIRDMDRLNLFTIASNAEVRASSVPMHRAFQEICAQKGFRDHLEKTIQRISDIESLGRTRELVAKDLVLGGKYEIIREGKNGVTVKLTEGEDRDM, from the exons ATGGCATCGGTGAGCAAGGGTGGTCGGCTAATGCTGTTGCGGCCCTCCCCGACGCCGACCCGGTGGATCGGGACGCGTGGAGGCCGCGGTCCTTGGGCACTGCTCCCGCTGTCAGCGACGGCAAAGACGGCTTCGGCAACcccaacaagaacaacaaggcTGTTGTCGGCGTCCAGGACGGCCGTAGTCTACTTCTCCACACATCCGCCGAGAAGATCTG ACGAAAAAGAATCAGTCTCCAGGCCGGATCCCGTCCCGAAGCCCCAAGATGGAGGCGACAGTCTCCCCAAGAAGATGCTCGAATCTGCCGCCACTTCCTTTGCCTCAATActtgtcctcgccgccggcttcgccATAGCAGGCTACGCCTACCACAAGACATACAAGCGCATCGTGCTCAAGAAAATGACCCGCGCCTTCACTCCCGGCGACCCCGTCCTCGaactcgccgccatcggcaaggAGGTTCCGCAGAaccccgccgacgccgacgaccgcTGGGTGCAGCGGCCGGAGCAGGCGCGCATCGACAAGATCGTCAACGGCTCTGAGGTCGGCCACTACTTTTTGATACTGGGCGAGAAGGGTACGGGCAAGAGCAGCATGCTGATCGAGGCCATGCGCAAGattgacggcgacggcgtagCCATGTTCGAGGCCCACGCGGATCTGGAGATTGTGCGCATCCGTCTCGGCAAGGCACTTGACTTTGAATTCCACGAGGACTACATTGGCGGCTACTTCAGCGAGCGCGGTCCTCGCGACACGACGGCCCTCTTGGATATTGAGCGCGCCCTCAACAAACTCGAAAAGGTTGCTATCGTCAACCGCGCAACGCGCAAGAAGCCGCTGgtcgtcatcatcaaccagaTGCACCTGATtcgcgacgatgacgacggcaaAGATCTCATCGAGCTGCTCCAGCAACGCGCCGAGCAGTGGGCCGCTTCCAACCTCGTGACTATGGTGTTTAACACGGACGACTACTGGGTGTACGAGCGGTTCAAGCAACTGGCTACGAGAATGGAAATCATGTCGGTGCGCGATCTGCCCAAGCGTCAAGCCATTGCGGCGCTCGCCAAGTACCGCGTCAAGTACTTCAACGAGCGGCTGAGCGAGACGATGCTAGAGGAGGTGTAcgaccttgtcggcggcagGCTGTCGTTCTTGAACCGCGTCGCCAAAAGCAGCGATATGATTGCGACTTGCAAGTCCATCTGCCAAGTGGAGAAGACGTGGTTCCTCAACCAGTGCTGGATCCTGGgcgccgagatggacgacgacgtgaTGGATCAACAGAAGTGGGCG GCCGCTGCCATGGTCCTCGCACAGGCGCTCGTTGACAGCGAAGAAGACATGGATCTATGGGATGAGGAGAAGGGTCACGTGCTGCCCTCGTTCCAGATGCACAAGGCGCAGGAGATCATGACGCGCGCCGATTTCATCCGGGATATGGACCGCCTCAACCTTTTCACCATCGCATCCAACGCCGAGGTGCGCGCCTCCTCTGTGCCCATGCACCGCGCCTTCCAGGAGATATGCGCGCAGAAGGGTTTCAGGGATCACCTGGAGAAGACGATCCAACGTATCAGCGATATCGAGTCGCTCGGCCGCACCCGGGAGCTAGTAGCCAAGGATCTCGTACTCGGTGGCAAGTACGAGATCATCCGCGAAGGCAAAAACGGGGTCACGGTTAAGTTGACCGAAGGAGAGGACCGGGATATGTAG